TATTGCTGATATCAGAAGTAATGTGTATGATGAAGTAGATGTCAGTTGTTCTCTTCCTGAAAGACAATAATCATCAAAGTGTTTAGTATCACAAAATAGAAAGGAATGTAAAGCATTTACTCTGATGCATGATGGTGTTTCACGGCATCATCCCATCACTTCTTCCTTGGCCTGGCTTCTCATTGCCTTGTAATATGTGAAGGAATGGGATGGCAGAGAGAATTTCTTCAGCAACTCGACACTTTACCAATGATTTTCTGAGGATCAGAGGTCTACATATTATTCCAAAATCAAAGTTGACAGAGAATAACAGGGAAAATGATAAACctgtaaaaacagaaggaaaacaggtgGCAACAGAGACTTGCAAAAGATGTGCTTTATCCACTGTTTTCTTGCAGGAAGCACTGTCACTGCAGAACAGTTGAATGCCTCCCTCATATTGAGAGGTATGCcaattcttttctcttcttcatcccagaaaactgaagagatgTGCAAATTTTAAAGTGTTTCTACCTGGGAAGTAATAAGCGAGGCAGACAAATAACAATTGAGGAAAAATTTGtcaagaaaatgattttcattcttACCAAACTCTACAGGTGTACTCCACTCCCCCCAGTTTTCGCTCACTAAGCAGTCATTGTTAGTAGCTCTGATTTTGACGGTGTACCTTTTATTTGCATTGAAGCTTTCAAATATATAGGAATTTCCTGTGATGATTCTTTCCTAAATATAAAACAACTAGACTGAGAGCTTTGCCTTCACTAGATGTACAGGTGTTAATGTATGTATCTGCTTCatttaataatgtaaaaaattacagaagaacAATTTTTACATAATTCTGTGGACAGatgaatgacatttttttcttcctcctctgtacTGACTTAATCTTTCAGGTggtattttcctgtttccttcatCTTAACCCCATCCTGAGAAGTCATTCATTTATGAAGTAAAATTCTTCTCAGTTATCCGAATTTTGTGTCTCCAATCGTAATGTGAAATTCTGATACGTATTTCTACATATACATGAATTTGCTAGGAAGTACAATGAGCTGTAAAATGGAGGATGTGCGATTTGCGTAGGTGTAAGTTCCATGTGTGCAGGTATTGTTTGTACCATGTCTcataaacaaaaatttaaaactGTACTGAGGAAATTTGTCAATAATAAGCATATTATACACTGCTATGCTGAAGCGAAAGCAATATGATCGCAGGATGTTCTTATACAGTAGGCTTTTCAACCCAGCATAAATTTGAGATTAATTTAGTAATAAAGACTTACCATCTTAGATGTGTCTTTCATTCTCTCCTCAGGATCAGCCTAGCAACAAAAATGAACTTCAATTTTTATGATTGTTCCTTTTGTTACTATATAATAAGATGTCCTACTTTAGAAATAGTtgatttttaggaagaaaaagagtacATTTGatattttgaatgcttttctttatacACTGTGAAGTTAAGCTGTTCTTCCACTGGAACATTTTTCCTTATCACCTGTGCTCTGAAATAATGAACCCTTTAAATGTGATTGCAGAGCCAAGAATcaaataattgaaaaacaataacaaaataagcTTTTTCTTCACATGCCCTATGTGTGAATGATGTATGTCTTATTTGTactgaaaaatatcttgaaaaataCGAGCAAacagtgtcatttttttcccccctcgAAACTGTGTATGTGTAACTTCTGCATTCTTAATCATTTAAATCAGCTGTTACGTctccctatttatttatttatttatttatttattttattatttatttatttgcagttgGAACAAAGAACTCATGACTGATTCcacaaatatttcaaacagtATTCTTGATGGATATTATACTACTGTCCTTATTCATCCAAATCTTCAAAATAGTTGCAGTTAATGAACAGTCAGTCCACGTTAAGACCTGGAAAACCTGGATATTCTGTTTCAGTGTTATGatagaatatttcttttgtattcaaAAACATAGCTGGCTATTTCcacttgaaattaaaaagaaatgacaatgaacttaaagaaaacaaagacaaaaccacacacataTAATAAAGCCAACAATACAAAGAACTGATGTGTATTGCTACCCATTAACACGTTTGTGATATCTGCAGTGCAATTCACGACAATCCTGACTGTATATAAGGTGCAGACTTACTTTAGCTAAGCCTTGGAACTGGATGAGATACAAACTTCAAGGTCAATCAAGTGGTTAGTGCAATCTGGCAGAGATGTTAGTTTATACAAAAACTGCAtccaaaagaaatacacagCTCCAGTTAACAGCAAAACTAGAAACACGGAAcaatgaaacaaagaacaacaaaaaactaagGAGTGCTTTGCTCAGACAGTACTATGTGTGCTAATTGATGCTGTCCACGttatcatctgcttttctttgcactCTTTTTCTCTGGTGCTCCACAAATGAGTTTAACTTCATATATTTCCAGTCCTTAAACCAGCTACCTATGTTGAAATTCAGCCTTTTGGCAATTTTGAGCACTCACAGCAATGTAAGAATAACCAATGTACACTGAATTCACTATCTAATTCATGTTCTTGCTCAACTTAGtctttaacagaaatattttcaccaTTATTCGGACAGTCAACTTCCATATGTAGCAAACTCAAGAAGGTCAAACTAATGTGTCTTTTGGAAGAATGGAcaatggggagggggaaagtCATGTTCTGTGTTTGTGCTAGAATAACTGTTCACCCTTGGTATGGAGAATTCTTGACCAGTTCCTTTAACGGCCAGCCAAAAATTGGACTGAAAGTAGTCCTGCAAATTGCTGAATCTATCTGTAAATGGCAGGTGTTCTCAGCTCAATTGCAAAGGTACTACATAGAAAAACAGAGAGGTAactcaagaagagaaagaacgAACAGGGCATTTGTTGTATGATAGTGCAGGTTGAAATGAAGGCATGTGAAATAAAGTTAGGCGTTACAATCCATTCTCCTTACCTTGTTTTCTATGACAATTTcatatttgaaacaaatgtCTCTGTCCACATGACTTGTATGAGGTCGTTGCCACTGAATTTCACAACTGTGATAAACTCCTGTACAGTTCACAGTTACATTTAATGGAGGGGTGAGCttctctgaaataatttaatcaGAAATACAATTATTATAGGAATATGGCTGATTAAAAATCTAGTCTGTTTGCTCTGTCTTATAAAAAAAACCCCTGCATCTTTATGAGAATTACCAGATTCACCCTGTATTCAGAAACAGGACTTCCTGATTTAGTACTTAGTTCAAGAGTCTGGAGTATCAGACATCACTGTAggttaaacaaaacagaacaaactcaTCGCTATATTTTACTGAATTCTGAAATATAAtctgtgcatttgttttgttttgtatagtTTTTGTTCACTGTTTTAAGgcatttggttttttttgaggattatttattatttatttatttattttctgtgcttcaacAGAATTCAGAATCATGAGATAAAGACATAAACCCAACATCGAGATATTCCCACTCAGGGCATCCATAATCCATGGCTACTTTTTCCCAAAAGATGACTTTGTTCTTTCATAGTATATATGTGACGTCCGTCTTCAGAATTCTCCAATCTATAATATCAGGGTTGTCtctgcattcctttttttttcactcttttgaCTTTTCAGTCAcaaaggctgggaaaaaaagaagtctgaggaacaacatttcaaaacttatgcttgtttttctttttctttcttcccctccccccccccgccccctaCTCCCAAGAGTTGAATTCCTCATTCTTTCAGCACaatgctggaaataaaagaaaaaatatatatatagtccTTACCAATTTTGTACAGATAAATTACTGTTATGTAGGGCAAAATATTTTGTCCATTTCTAGACTCATTCACCAGGAAATAAGCTTTCCTACTCCCTTTTATTGTCACATTTTGGAATCTGCATCCTGTGTGTCTTCCACAATTATCTTCAATGTAATTTTGGCATCTGACGtaatcttctttcctttatatgacaaatttcttcagtttaataTTGATAATGTTACATGTCAGATGAGATTTCAAATTTTCCAAGGCAAGAAGACCTACTCACCTTGAGGTCTTCCAGTAGAGGAAATACTGAACATCTCCTGAAGCGTTCCTGTCCACATGCCAAGTGCAGTTCATGAAGGAAATATTATATATCACACAGACAAAATTTTCAATGGCTGCGACACTCATGCCTGCAAACATAGGAAGAATATCTCCTGTCCCCTCTGTGGAAAGACTGTATAACTTCTTAAATAGTGTAGAACTCTGCATGCACATTTAGTGATTTTTAGGCACCTGATTAACAAGCACAATCGCATACTGTTTGGGTCTTTCAGTTGGACATTTGCATCAATACAGCAATGATTTTAACCGTGTTGAGTCTGAAGATTGTCTGCCACTGTTACAGATGCTGAAGATATGGCTATGATTTAATTTGTTCAGGCACAATGACATAGTGGAAACTGCTAACAAAGTCAGACACTGGTGTgactcccacctccctttagatatttataaacattggatctgataaatgtttataaatatctgaagagaAGTGGGAGTCAGATGGATGAGGTtaggctcttcttggtggtgtgtagtgatagaacaaggaaTAATAGCCTAAAACTTAAAGAGAAGAAGTTCTGTACTAATGTgtggaaaaacatctttacGGTACGGGTGACGGaacactggagcaggctgcccagagatgttgtggagcctccttctatggagatactcAGCAAGCGgctggacacctacctgtgcaacctattgtgGGGTGCCTGCTTTAGCAGAAGAGTTAGACTTGATCTCTtgagggcccttccaacccctgtgattctctgatgttgtgattctgtgatgtgtCCTTTGCTTACATCCTCAGTTTATCAAAGGTCTAGTCTACAGTGGAATATAAATTCTCCAACTATGAGCCAGGGAAGTTATCTCTCCTGTGTATGTGTTAAGTGCTCTAAACTTATGAGGGTGAACTTACAAAGGACTAAGAATTTAATATAAGCTGCCcactactatttttttctgtgttaaaactAGATGATTACAACCTAACCCTATGTCTGTTTTCTGAAGGTAGGCCCTACAGAATTGTCATGATTTTGATGAGAGAATAGCATATTTTGGATCTTTAATTTAGAGCCATTGCTAACCCATTCAAGACTGATGCAGTTTGGATTTAATTGTTTGCATGTAACTTTGATAATATCCATATTATTAATACAGAAAGGtgtatctttcttttctctcctcaaCAGTGatgtatgaaaaaataattctccaGAATAAAAAGGAGCTTAAATGCATTCTTGTAcctaatatttatatatttggtGGCTCCAGGAAGTTGCTCAGCTGTATGAAGGTATTTGGATCTTCTTTGCagaatgtttatttcatttgaatataTAATGAATGTAAGAACTTAATACGTGTCCTGACTCAAAATTTCCCGAGGCAAAGGCTGATATTTAGGAGAACTAATACAACGTTCTATACCTTAGctacaaatacatataaatgAATAACTTCTCATCACTCAGAACACCTCAGGGGAAACATCCTCTCAGGGGAAACATCCTCTTCACACCCAGCACACTGGTAATCAGGATCCACTAGGGGAATTATTATCAAGGACAAGATATTTCAATGGAGACCAAGCAACTATCTTATTTcttaaacatctgaaaataaagatgagtAATTCAGGAGACAAAAAATATTGCCAAAATACTCCTGTTGATAGAGACATGTAAGCATTCAATATAGAGTTGTTTATATCTGTCTTACATATGTGTATCTATAAGCATATTACAATACACTCTTTAGAGTCCAGTGAGTATATCATGGTACTAAGATGACCAAGAGCATCACtcatttctctgttattttacAGATTAACCCAGGGTCAATCAAATCTATGCACTTAATTTCCCCATTTACAAATGGGGAATACTTCTGGATTGGAAATAAGGAAGTCAAAGAAGTGCAACAGCCTGAAGTATGGTCATAGGCACTGTGCAAGGATCTTAGAGGTTTAGGGTTTGTAAAGCCTTTGGTGATGCTGtaaatctaaatgaaaaagGGTTATTCTGACGTCAAATTCAAAAACAACCTGGTTTGGGTATGTACCAACAAACAGGTTGACTGAGGACATAATAGGGTAAAGGGAACTCCTAGGATGGCACTGTGGCATTGTGGttgaagaaaaggcaaatgaaaCCAGTTCCTTGACCTCTTCTGTTGTAACTTCAGCTTTTTATAACTAAGAGGAGCATATAAAAACACCCAAGTGTTCTTTAAACTTATGA
The Coturnix japonica isolate 7356 chromosome 1, Coturnix japonica 2.1, whole genome shotgun sequence DNA segment above includes these coding regions:
- the LOC107306192 gene encoding granulocyte-macrophage colony-stimulating factor receptor subunit alpha-like isoform X1 — protein: MSVAAIENFVCVIYNISFMNCTWHVDRNASGDVQYFLYWKTSRKEDYVRCQNYIEDNCGRHTGCRFQNVTIKGSRKAYFLVNESRNGQNILPYITVIYLYKIEKLTPPLNVTVNCTGVYHSCEIQWQRPHTSHVDRDICFKYEIVIENKADPEERMKDTSKMERIITGNSYIFESFNANKRYTVKIRATNNDCLVSENWGEWSTPVEFGREQLTSTSSYTLLLISAIAASLVLFICIITIYLKTVPAIVLQPKDPFHDISPVNFQTENQFIKHETEEITIVEEAA
- the LOC107306192 gene encoding granulocyte-macrophage colony-stimulating factor receptor subunit alpha-like isoform X2; this encodes MSVAAIENFVCVIYNISFMNCTWHVDRNASGDVQYFLYWKTSRKEDYVRCQNYIEDNCGRHTGCRFQNVTIKGSRKAYFLVNESRNGQNILPYITVIYLYKIEKLTPPLNVTVNCTGVYHSCEIQWQRPHTSHVDRDICFKYEIVIENKADPEERMKDTSKMERIITGNSYIFESFNANKRKRTTDIYFIIHITSDISNSSKSCTFHLHHNYLFENSTCYCTTAKRSIP